One window of the Pseudomonas knackmussii B13 genome contains the following:
- a CDS encoding ABC transporter substrate-binding protein, whose protein sequence is MKRLLASLLGTAIALGGAAAMAADADLQALEQAARKEGQINSVGMPDSWANWKDTWKDLESKYGLKHVDTDMSSAQELAKFKAEGENASADIGDVGAAFGPIAVQQGLALPYKPSTWDQVPDWAKDKDGHWALAYTGSIAFIVNKQLVKDVPHSWADLLKGKYKVTIGDVGTAAQAVNGVLAAAIANGGDEKNIQPGLDFFAQLAKQGRLSLTNPVINTLEKGEVEVGVVWDFNGLSYRDQIDPSRFEVLIPSDGSVISGYTTIINKFAKHPNAAKLAREYIFSDAGQINLAKGNARPIRAEHLTLPAEVKAKLLPNEQYAKVQPIKDAKAWEETSKRIPRLWQESVIINMQ, encoded by the coding sequence ATGAAACGCTTGCTTGCTTCACTGCTGGGAACAGCAATCGCCCTCGGCGGCGCCGCGGCAATGGCCGCCGATGCCGACCTGCAGGCGCTGGAACAGGCCGCCCGCAAGGAAGGCCAGATCAACAGCGTCGGCATGCCGGACAGCTGGGCGAATTGGAAAGACACCTGGAAGGACCTGGAGAGCAAGTACGGGCTCAAGCATGTCGACACCGACATGAGCTCCGCCCAGGAACTGGCCAAGTTCAAGGCCGAGGGCGAGAACGCCAGCGCCGACATCGGCGACGTCGGCGCCGCCTTCGGGCCGATCGCCGTGCAGCAGGGCCTGGCCCTGCCGTACAAGCCGAGCACCTGGGACCAGGTTCCGGACTGGGCCAAGGACAAGGACGGGCACTGGGCGCTGGCCTATACCGGCAGCATCGCCTTCATCGTCAACAAGCAACTGGTCAAGGACGTCCCGCACAGCTGGGCCGACCTGCTCAAGGGCAAGTACAAGGTCACCATCGGTGACGTCGGCACCGCCGCCCAGGCGGTCAACGGCGTGCTCGCCGCGGCCATCGCCAACGGCGGCGACGAGAAGAACATCCAGCCGGGCCTGGACTTCTTCGCCCAATTGGCCAAGCAGGGCCGCCTGTCGCTGACCAACCCGGTGATCAACACCCTCGAGAAGGGTGAAGTGGAAGTCGGCGTGGTCTGGGACTTCAACGGCCTGAGCTACCGCGACCAGATCGACCCCAGCCGCTTCGAAGTGCTGATCCCCTCCGACGGTTCGGTGATCTCCGGCTACACCACCATCATCAACAAGTTCGCCAAGCACCCGAATGCCGCGAAGCTCGCCCGCGAGTACATCTTCAGCGACGCCGGGCAGATCAACCTGGCCAAGGGCAACGCCCGGCCGATCCGCGCCGAGCACCTGACGCTGCCGGCCGAGGTCAAGGCCAAGCTGCTGCCCAACGAGCAGTACGCCAAGGTCCAGCCGATCAAGGACGCCAAGGCCTGGGAGGAGACCTCCAAGCGCATCCCGCGCCTCTGGCAGGAAAGCGTGATCATCAACATGCAGTGA
- a CDS encoding alkaline phosphatase family protein, whose protein sequence is MSQPVVLVILDGLNYSVAYDCMGHLQALCKAGRGQLYRLECELPSLSRPLYECILTGVPPIDSGILHNGVSRLSTQRSLFHYARDAGLKTAAAAYHWISELYNRSPFDDSRDRHTEDISLPIQHGHFYWTDHYPDSHLFADAEHLRRRHQPDVLLVHPMNIDDVGHKHGLNSPQYRNCARHADIILSEYLHQWLAAGYQVMVTADHGMNDDRTHGGVLPEEREVPLFVFGNAFSLDDQVRPRQVELCGSLCEILGVAHDKPVCEGLLRP, encoded by the coding sequence ATGTCCCAACCCGTCGTCCTGGTCATCCTCGATGGCCTCAACTACAGCGTCGCCTACGACTGCATGGGCCACCTGCAGGCGCTCTGCAAGGCCGGGCGCGGCCAGCTCTACCGCCTGGAGTGCGAGCTGCCGTCCCTGTCGCGCCCCCTCTATGAATGCATTCTCACCGGCGTGCCGCCCATCGACAGCGGCATCCTGCACAACGGCGTGTCGCGCCTGTCCACCCAGCGCAGCCTGTTCCACTATGCCCGCGATGCCGGCCTGAAGACCGCTGCCGCGGCCTATCACTGGATCAGCGAGCTGTATAACCGCTCGCCGTTCGACGACAGCCGCGACAGACATACCGAGGACATTTCCCTGCCGATCCAGCACGGCCACTTCTACTGGACCGACCACTATCCGGACTCGCACCTGTTCGCCGACGCCGAGCACCTGCGCCGTCGCCACCAGCCCGACGTGCTGCTGGTGCATCCGATGAACATCGACGACGTCGGCCACAAGCACGGCCTGAACAGCCCGCAGTACCGCAACTGCGCGCGGCACGCCGACATCATCCTTTCCGAATACCTTCACCAGTGGCTGGCTGCGGGCTACCAGGTGATGGTCACCGCCGACCACGGCATGAACGACGACCGCACCCACGGCGGCGTGCTGCCTGAGGAGCGCGAGGTGCCGCTGTTCGTCTTCGGCAACGCGTTCAGCCTCGACGACCAGGTGCGCCCACGCCAGGTCGAGCTCTGCGGCAGCCTCTGCGAAATCCTCGGCGTCGCCCATGACAAACCGGTCTGCGAAGGATTGCTGCGACCATGA